The Asterias rubens chromosome 16, eAstRub1.3, whole genome shotgun sequence region taaaacttatccgttttccgacgtccttgagctcCGTACGcatgttgcatttttatgactgagacagttttcggatatgcttAGTGCGCggagttagtcttggtgcaagacgtttctcgttttcctttcacacaccgcgcggccaactcaccaccAGCGCCCGTATCGCCCGTAAGGagaaacaaccggttataacagagctccagctggtcattaccAACCGTTTTTTAGCACCCCCAACGTGGcgcactctccaccaacaggaataacgaaactgtctgaggtatttatgaatgatgaaTAATTGATAACTTACTAGTTTGTGAGGCAGTTTTTCAATGCGTTATTTTGTTCCCTACACTGCACGGCCATCAGTAATCCCTTCTCACGACAACAAGAGGTGAAAGCTGTAGGGATAaaagtgggaaaaaaaaccaacaattttatatataagcgcttgtttaaaactaaaatttaaactcaaattaaaatttggatTGTAAATAATTCAGATTTCCTTCAGAAGAgaattataaatttgttttggagACACTAATTTGTGTTTGTGAAATTTTCCTTAAGTTTTTAAGCCATTTTGGATTTGAGACATTTAATACTGGTTTATGAAAGAAATTTCTGGCCTTGTCagtcgcgacacttgtgtcctttaggcactttatcataattgcttctctccacacaggagtataaatgggtaccggGGAGAGCTCAGGAGTATAACCTgtgatggactggcatcctgtccatgGGGATTATTGATGCCAGGGAAACTGGAACTAAACATAGCCCTGATGAGCCACATTGATATTGGCTCAGGAcagactttattttgtttttgtgttgtgtgatgcatgtaaaagaacccagtgcacttatcgaaaaaagaagaggttcgccccagtgttcctggctggattggcaatacatattgcgccacagcaccttactgttacatggtgctatggattaggtctcataattcaaaactttgtcccactcaccttgcagtaacgCTTTGTATTCTTTGAAAAAAAGGCGTGTTATAAATATGGTTATTATTTATAAACCTCACCACTTACCATCGACATACTCAGCACATCGTACTTTAGCTTTATCTCGCATCTTCTTTGGTATCAAGACTTCTTTTTCAACAGTTCGGAGATAAGTCTCATCATTCTGccaaactggaaaaaaaatcataaagtttacaaaaatattattggGTGGtcgggttggtgtagtggtatcttttcTCGtagaccctggttcgaatcacaccgggGCAGTGGATTGTCTTTATTTAGTCCCTAccttgggttttccctggaaaaaTTTCCTGGGTTTAggtcaaataataaatatataaatcaaataaataaaatgacagttgatcgtccccgcccgcatcctttttagGGCCGtgtcttttttaaaattatttttatttttgatttttgattttcaaataatataataaaaatttaaaaaaatccatcctttcaaaaggactggcctaggggTTTTCCCCGAATCTAACGTGAGGCTCACGAACacgtgtaaccgtctgtttcataaaacaaaataggtgaatgcctaccagcaaatctttttcttttagtgtaataatccgaccctgttaactcgggtcctcatgcaacaaatagatataaaataagtttgcggtgggttcaaactgaagaattggtggcctgtttgaagCAGCcatcttgggaaaaaaaaatatatatatatatatatataatagtaaggccctcatccacctctttttggaaaaatcctgacgatcaactggtatttttttaatttggccttATTAATTAACTTAAACTGAAATTTCATTCAGTTCTCTTAGTTGTTAAGAAAGTTAATGGGCTTTTTGTAATTGAATTTACTGTTCTCGATCACAGCTTTTGCTTGATCATCAAGCAAAAGCTGTGATCGAGAACAGTACAAACAAGATTACTAAGCCAATTTCGACATGATTTTTAGAGttagcaaacaatagctgaataccagtaattagcaatatgcagcaaaaagaaatttgtttggttatcctgtttttatcaaggaagcagtgtcatgctaagcaaatttttgtgcttagcagctctatgaaattgggccctggtgtttgtACAATCAGTGGCTAACAGATGCAGATGagggctggtcatctcgccacctagcaagctcgccaccaacaaagtcgccccctgcaatgtcgcccccaaacaatgtcaccccctagcaaagtcgccccctgacaatgccAACAGCCAAtatcgccccctagcaaagtcgcccccagaaaataattatgggttagggttagggttagggttagggttaggattagggttagggttagggttagggttagggtttagggttagggttagggttagggttagggttagatcttccacaagcacattacttcagatggaaatttttctgaaaatattttaactatatttttttaccataattattgtagccttaattattttctgaacaacatctgggggcgactttgctaggggggcgacattggctgggggagacattgtcagggggcgactttgctagggggcgacattgtttagGGGCGAGATTGccaggggggcgactttgtttcaaCCCGGGGCGAGCTGGGTAGGGGGTGACTTTGCAGGGGCAACTTTGTTGGTGACGAGCTTgtcaggtggcgagatgaccagcattcATGCAGATGCTACGTTGTGCTATTCCCTAACTAAAACTTGTAAACGTTTTAGtaaaaacaatgaatgaaaaggATCGATACCACTGGTCCTGGAGTAGTATTACCAGGCTTAAGTTAAGGTTTAGCCttagtaaacaaaatgtatGCAAACTAGAAAGCACAATTTTGTGCCTGAGGCTGAGCAGCTCCTTAAAAAATTGGGCCCCTGATTAAATGTGATTACATCATCATGGATGGAGAATACATAACAACAACAAGCAACACAAAACATTTTCGATGATCgatttatattaattatttattcaagAAAAACATGATTCAAATGCAATAACTTTTGATAATGCAAGGCAAAGCATAAAATTTTAAAcccttttaataaaaaaaactaaggaTCATCTTTGAAATTAATGCTTTTAAATGCGGTTCCGAGTTCTTTTATCTTACCGAACTTTTTTGACTTATTTTCCTCTGCCATGATGTTTATGCGCTGATTTTTACAAACTAATGATTCGGACAAGCGCCCTCAAGagcattttttcattttttgggtCATATAGAGTTGACCCCGCCTACCCAGGCGCCCCTCCCACTCAATTTACAACCAATTTCTATAGATAAAAAGACCGCATTATTTCTAAAGATTGAAACAAAACACTTATGATGACCTAAAGTGCGTATGAAAACCATCAACAACATATTACATTCGTACATGATGTTGAAATTGTTGtttgaaattatcaaaaaatgaaaataatggcCTGACTGCGTGACCTTTTAACCCATGACCTCGATATCCGGTTCGAGTTAAGTCTCTCGAGCGAGAAGAAGTTGCCGAAAAAATGCAAAGATCGGGTCCTGTATTTCGGGCCTGTTTCAGAGCTCAGGCTCTGTGCAGGTCGGTAAAAATTGATCCATTAAAGGCTGCAACTGTTGGGAGTATTCATAGCTGTAGAGCAGCATCAAGGTAAGCGAATTTATTgagtttttattgtgtttttgagaaaggccGGCTGGACCAAAAACTGCCGTAGCCACACACAGTGCGGTGACTTAATACAGTGACTCAATCAAGTTGTAATCTTGACATTTTGCTGGTCAGTTGATGCGGGTGGGATTAGGATATTGTTTGGTAATCAatccatttaaagccattggacactttcggtaaacagtattgtccaaaggcccacacttcgtgtatcacaactataataaaaaataacaacctgtgtaaatttaggctcaatcaatcggtcatcggagtcgggagaaaataatgggaaaacacacccttgccTTGGGCCTTGTTTCAGCgcatttggaaaagtttccgcatggcgccaccactttttcatttgatataaaataataaagtgtCTAacttacctcaatgagatatccctttttgtaaaaattagtgaaaaagtggtggcgccttACGGAAAGTTATCTGCGCAtttcgtgtcatgacatgtgtttaaaataaatccgtaattctcgatatcgagaattgatattgttttaatgttttctcaaaaagtaaagcatttcatggaataattattcaagagaagtctttcaccatataccttctgtaaaccctgtaagttatttgtaaatctgtgaactatttgttttgttttctttttccgaatgtgtataatggctttaactgtttGATTTATGTTTAGATGGACTGGCAGATATCTTCATCAACCACAGCACACATGGAGGATAAGAAATCCAGTCCGGTTTTACTCCTCAGCAGAAggtgaatttgtaattttgttattttttaatttaattattaaaataaatttaaaataaaattatgtaacaattacttttattggaaaagtttccgtattgcaccaccaatttttcattcaatatgaaataatatagtattattagtatctaatttacctcaaatgagatatccctttttgtaaaaatgagtgaaaaagtggtggcgccgtacggaaagttatcccatttATTATTCAAAGAAGCATTGAGAAACACTTTGTTACAAATATGAATACTTTTATGAAAGGACAATGTGTATTTTCCTCTTTATCAACAGATTTGCCATCACATTTCAAGATAACTCTTCCAGCACTATCACCAACCATGGAGATGGGGACTGTAGTCAGGTGGGAAAAACAGGTAAAGTAGGAAGATAAGTGGATGTCAAGTAGTGTGTGATCTTAGCCGTGTCTTGGGCTGATTATGTTGGCTAAATTTTACAACTATCTAGTCGCCGGGTCAATTAAATCTGCCCTGCATTTGTATAAAGTGGTCACACTTCATCACAAATGAAAGGCTGGCTGAACTGATCGATGGACGGTGGTGTCTCACGACTGACGAGGTGTTAGAGCGGTAGGCGAAACGGTGCGCTCATGTGATGAGGGTataatccattgttcttggtcatgtgcgcacgctcagaaattgacctggtaggtctgctgccacttagcgtctcaaagtctcccattgtttgtgcttagcagttctatgaaattgggcgctggagactgttattattaaaatttatCTGTTTGATCTTATTACAGGAAGGTGACTCTTTGAGTGAGGGAGACTTATTGTGTGAGATTGAAACTGACAAAGCAACGATGGGATTCGAGACACCAGAAGAAGGTTTCTTAGCTAAGATCTTTGTTCAAGAAGGAGCCAAGGACATCCCTGTTGGAAGGGTGAGGACATAAGCTTATCTTATCATTTTAAAGAACTTTCTCCATAAGAGATCATATACATTAATGActgaactaataataataataataataataataataataacaacaaattcttatatagcgcttttcacaataactgtctcgataacatccctttaatctttctcagctccctggggagtatacagcccaaGCTGCTGAGGcgctctgaaggctttttcatacacaatatcaacctgtaccctcgcaggtacccatttgtacccctgggtgaagagaataAAAGCTCagaatctttctcagctccctggggagtatactgccccaagctgccgtggcgctccgaaggctttttcatacacaatatcaacctgtaccatcgcaggtacccatttatgcCCATAGGTGTAGAGAAGCAAGCATAGTAAAGaattttgctcaaggacacaagtgtcactacctggattcgaacccacactccgatgacttaaccaccagaacttgaattcgatgctcttaaccacttgaccatgACAACTGACATAATTCAGAAAtggtaatagtaataataataataataataatgaaaatttttGTAAAGCACCAAATCTGTCAGAAAGACACTCCTGGTGCAAAAAGAACTCGGCTAATGACGGTATTTAAAGCTATATGACtgaacaagtaagttttaaatttAGTTTTGAAGTTGGAGAGAGTGTTTACTTAGCAACTTTATAGTTCTGAGCCGACGATTTTATCCTGCAGTCTAAATATTGTCAATTGTTCCATGTCTACAGCTCCTGTGCATCATAGCAGAGAATGAAGGAGATGTTGCAGCCTTCAAAGACTTTGAAGACAGCGGAGAAATCATCACAGCTGCTCCTGTTGAAGAAGACATTAAAGTAAGAAATACATGAGATGTCACATTTCAATCACTTGGGAAAAGTTTGCTAGGGGGAAAGTTTATTCATGTTTAAGGATGAGACGTTGTAGCCTTTTAGGGAAATGGTGTGTCAGCAGCGGCGTAGAAATCCCAATCGCTATGATTCACTACATTCTGTTTGAACAAAACcacatttttcttctttttccttccttttctatttaaattttcaattttcaagATACATTTATTGACTTTAAAGGGTGTGTCAAATGATGATGTACTGACCTACAATGTAATTTGACTAAAACATGTTGATAACTACAactttggggggagggggtcctTAACAGTAGTACTCCTTGCACGACTTGCAAAATgtttgccagcttggcgtttatatccccttgtgggagtttgctgagttcccttgatgggaagaaacaaacaaaacaaacaaaactccCTCTTTTGACCGCCTCtcatttgttcatttgttttactCCCTGTAGCCTACTCCACCCCCACCTCCCCCTAAACCATCACCAGTAGCTCCTCCCCCTCCAGCAGCCAAGCCTCAGGTACCCGTACCTCCACCTCTTCCGTCTACGCCCAGACCTTCTTCCCCAGGCCAGCGGGTGTTTGCTAGTCCTCTTGCTAAGAAGCTCGCTGCCGAAAAAGGGATCAATCTCATGGTAAGTAATAATTGTATCGTATTGTATTACGTGtatgttttattccaaactTAAACATGCCCCATAACCCTGGGGAGGGTAACAATATTATAAGAATAAATTACAGTTCATGAATAAGGCATACGGATAGGAATTTTAACtattaagaacaaaaacaaatacattggaGAAGCCTaatcacacagtttgattttcttttaaaacagtaATTCAAAAGACATACTTGGCGACGCAATTAATTATAGCTTTGTCGGGAGTGTCCAACAAAAACTTAAACCTATCTTCCCTACCaagaatttcaaagtttttgtataaataatataataaataatataagcCAACATAATTTCCCTAAACTAAGGTTGTATAATGGGCAATCTAGCTGAAAATGGATTTCTGTttcaacaatataataataatatcaaaatctTATATAGCGaatgtatctaccaacaaggtactcaaggcgctaaaTTCTTTTTACAGGGATTTGATTCCTCCGTTTTAAAATGGAAATCTGTTTGTTGGCCCTAAaaaaattaccccccccccctcccaaaaaaaaaagaaaacaaaaaaagaaagaaagtaaGATCAAATTCTAAAAGAAATGGAAATATAACCATATAATAATGCCccagagtagggcttttaaaacttCATGTTCGTAAGTTTTCAACCCTGCATGCTTTCAAGCTTGGCACTCAgagttagttttttttctcatccCTGATTTTAACAGAAAGAtcggttattgaagttatgaattctgagaccaaattatgtagcaccttataagggtttacaaggtgctacggcgcatatagaagccacagccagaaacaccggggcgaaccccttcttttttcgataagtgcacttggttcttttacgtgcgttacacaacacacgggaccagtggttttatgtcccatctgaaggacgaatcaatgggtaagtgtcttgcttaaagggaaagtacacaattggtaattgtcaaagaccagtcttctcacttggtttatcccaacataagcataaaataacaagcatgtgaaaatttgagctaaattggtcatcgaagttgcgagaaaatgatgaaaaaaacacaccattgttggacgaatttgtgcgctttcagataggaataaaagacttctagctagaagtcttttattattttagtgagaaattacctccttctcaaaatctatgctacttcagagggagccgttcctcacaaggttttatactatcaaaaactCTCCAGTGCttgtaaccaagtcagtttttaagttaatatttgttttgagtaattaccaaacgtgtaccttccctttaaggacaccagccagaacaaaacaaatttaatgtaatttaggctggtaacctgacTCTGCCGAGCCACACTCCTTAGTGAGTTGTTGTGCtaataggctttatgaaatttagccctgttttgattatttttcaaGGATGTATCCGGGAGTGGTCCAGGTGGGCGTGTCCGTAGAGCTGATATAGAGTCCTTTACTCCGATGGCTGTAAGTGTACCAACGTTAGCTGCAATGCCTGGTGCTGCCTTTACAGACGTACCAGTAGGAGAACTAAGACAGGTAtcaattgcatttttttatacTTCAGGAATTCTATTTATCAGGTAATATGTTTACTAACAGGTTGAAATTTTAAAGGAATTTTTTACTCCCAATGTTATAattcttcttattttttaatttgtccacTACTAATGCCATGTTAAGCGCCCTAGAGCATGTCAACATGATTAAGCCGCTTTATACgtgttggtattattattattactatctaaccctcaacatgtacatttatttatttatttattttatttattccgTTTGTATGGTTTCAGGGATGTCCCCAGGATTTTCAAAATGATGCAAAATTTCTGGTCGAAAAAAATCAACTCCAAATGTATTTGCGAATCGGCATGTCTCCACACAGATCATGAGTTGCTCTGGGGGCCCTACTTGGTCGTATTAGACACACCTTAAAGTTTCAACAGCCCTTACCTTATTTTTCAACTAGCCAGCTCGATTTTTAGCTAGTccgtcaatttgttttaaatatttttcataTACCAATTGATGCAATATCCTTATATTCGATCACCGCTATTTACTAACCGTTAactatttgctaagcagtattttcggccctgggcccaatttcatagagctgctaagcacaaaaaattgcttggcataaatttcttccttgatgaaaacaggattaccaaccaaacttccatttgttgcatattacttgttactggtatgcagccattgtttgcttatcctgaaaatcaaatggaaatttggttggtaatcctgttgctatcaaggcaaacatttcgtgctaagcaaattttttctgcttaacagctttattaaattgggccctggtcttttcTTATAATAAAACCAAGGGACTCTTAAAAGCATGTTTTGATGTGGAAGGAAAATCAAAAGATGGAGAAATTTAAGCATTCATGTAGAGTTAGCAACCCCATCCACAccggacccaatttcatgatgctgttaaagggaaggtacatgtttggtaattgtcaaagaccagtgttctcacttggtgtatcccatcaaaatttgggctcaattggtcatcgaagttgcgagaaaatgaagaaaaaacacccttgtgggacgaatttgtgtgctttcaggtagaaataaaagacttctagctagaag contains the following coding sequences:
- the LOC117301203 gene encoding COX assembly mitochondrial protein homolog, with translation MAEENKSKKFVWQNDETYLRTVEKEVLIPKKMRDKAKVRCAEYVDAFTSCCREKGLLMAVQCREQNNALKNCLTNYYKDPEFFEMCKQEYLAERAEFRSTGITQKKKKLLKEQQEQREQAT
- the LOC117300845 gene encoding dihydrolipoyllysine-residue acetyltransferase component of pyruvate dehydrogenase complex, mitochondrial-like, whose product is MQRSGPVFRACFRAQALCRSVKIDPLKAATVGSIHSCRAASRWTGRYLHQPQHTWRIRNPVRFYSSAEDLPSHFKITLPALSPTMEMGTVVRWEKQEGDSLSEGDLLCEIETDKATMGFETPEEGFLAKIFVQEGAKDIPVGRLLCIIAENEGDVAAFKDFEDSGEIITAAPVEEDIKPTPPPPPPKPSPVAPPPPAAKPQVPVPPPLPSTPRPSSPGQRVFASPLAKKLAAEKGINLMDVSGSGPGGRVRRADIESFTPMAVSVPTLAAMPGAAFTDVPVGELRQFIANRVTQSKQTIPHYFLTVEVNVEHLLRLTSDLNETVSADGIELTLNDFVVKATALASLKVPEANSSWMEDRIRQFHHVDVNIAVQTEAGMMTPVIFSADTKGISSINQEAKELAERAVEGTLNPQEYQAGTITVSDLSSLGVKQFATIINPTQSCAVAVGALQNVMVPDEDTDEGYRATTIMNVTLSCDHRVVDGAVGAQWLQKFKTLLEKPHTMLL